AAGTTAATGGCTGATGCATAGGGTTAATTTCATTCCCAACCTCGTTGGGAAGGCTATACAAAGTTATATATTATCCTCCAAGGCTTGTTAGATATGCATATCTCGCAGAGTGGTGAAAAGGATGGTCAAGAAAGGAACATTAAAAATAAGTGTTGACAATATATTGGGCTCTATAAGTCCTAACATCTTTGGCCACTTTATTGAGCATCTAGGAAGATGCATATACCCCGGAATCTGGGTCGGAAAATCTTCAAAGATCCCAAATGTTGATGGTCTAAGAAAAGATGTCGTAGAGAAATTTAGAGCCGTCAATCCGCCTGTGATAAGATGGCCTGGAGGCTGCTTTGCCGACCAATACCATTGGCAAGATGGGATAGGCCCATCTGAGAAACGCCCAAGAAGACTGAATATCTGGTGGGGCGGAGAAGAAACAAACGAGTTCGGAACAGACGAGTTCATAAAGTTCTGCAGATACGTGAACGCTGAGCCGTACATATGTGTGAACGTTGGATCAGGAAGCCCGGCCGAGGCTGCTGCATGGCTTGAGTATTGCAATTACGCTGGCAAGTCTGAATATAGCGATTTAAGAAGCAAAAATGGGTCTAAAGATCCCTACGGGGTTAAATATTGGGGCGTCGGAAATGAGAATTGGGGATGTGGCGGGTCTTTCGACCCAGTCTATTACGCCTGGGAATACAGGAGGTTTGCGACATACCTTAAAAAGATTGATCCTTCAGTACAGCTGATTGCATGTGGACATATTTCAAGAGACTGGAATTATAAGTTCATGGAGAACCTTCGAAATCACATAAACCTCATCGATCATCTATCAATACACTATTACTTTCCTAAGTTCGGCGGAGACACAAACTTCACAGAAGAAGATTACTTCAATCTAATGCTTGACGTGCAGAACCTAGAATACCAGATCCAGCAGGCAATCAATGTCGTTGAATATTTCGCAGAGGGACGCAAGGATATAGGAGTCGTGGTTGATGAGTGGGGGACTTGGCATCCCCAAGCGACGGTTGAAA
This genomic interval from Candidatus Bathyarchaeota archaeon contains the following:
- a CDS encoding alpha-N-arabinofuranosidase — encoded protein: MVKKGTLKISVDNILGSISPNIFGHFIEHLGRCIYPGIWVGKSSKIPNVDGLRKDVVEKFRAVNPPVIRWPGGCFADQYHWQDGIGPSEKRPRRLNIWWGGEETNEFGTDEFIKFCRYVNAEPYICVNVGSGSPAEAAAWLEYCNYAGKSEYSDLRSKNGSKDPYGVKYWGVGNENWGCGGSFDPVYYAWEYRRFATYLKKIDPSVQLIACGHISRDWNYKFMENLRNHINLIDHLSIHYYFPKFGGDTNFTEEDYFNLMLDVQNLEYQIQQAINVVEYFAEGRKDIGVVVDEWGTWHPQATVETGLYQQNTLRDALLAGAVLNLFTKYCRKVVMANLAQTVNVLQSLFLTRGEQTIVTPTYHVFALYKEHMGNYALKVNYESPVVKELPRIEERHQRFKSERIKPLQALDASASLSKDGGQIILTLLNQSLEDLEVAISLTGGKEVAETRLSVLTADNLQDHNDFHSPDKVSPREEKIKARGHTFDYTAPKHSVSRLILYLS